In the genome of Microbacterium paraoxydans, the window GCTCGGGGCGCGGGATCGGATCCATGCTGTGATCCTCGCCCACCGGCTCGGCCTCGTCGGGCGGTGAGAGCGGGTCAGTCCTGTGGCGGCGTCCAGGCCGACACGCGGTTCAGGCGCTCGACCTCCGCTGTCGACAGCTCCAGCCGCGCTCCGGCGAGCAGATCCGGAACCTGATCCACCGTCCGGGCACTCGCGATGGGCGCCACCACGGTCGGCTGCGCCCGCAGCCAGGCCAGGGCCGTCGCGGCGACGGATGCGTCGTGCGCGGCGCCGATCTCATCCAGCGCGTCGATGATCCGAAGTCCAGCCGCGGTGGCGTACTTCGCGGCGCCGGCGGCCCGCGGAGACCCCTCTCCCCCGGCATCCGTCGAACGGTACTTGCCGGTGAGGAAGCCGCTCGCCAGCGCGTAGTACGGCACGAGGCTCAGCCCGAACTCCTCAGCGACGGGGATGATGGTGTCATCGACGTCGTTGCGGTGCACGAGGTTGTAGTGCGGCTGGACGGCGACCGGTCGCGCGACGCCGAGGCGGTCCGCGATGTCGATCCACTGCCGGATGCGGTCGGCCGTGTAGTTCGACACCGCCACGTGCCGCACGAGCCCGTCCGTGACGAGGGCGCCGAACGCCTCGACGGTCTCCTCCAGCGGCACGGACTCGTCGTCGAAGTGCGCGTAGTAGAGGTCGATCTCGTCCACGCCGAGGCGAGCGAGAGACGCCTCCGCCGCGCGGCGGACGTTCCCGGCCGACAGACCGCGGAAGGCGGGATGCTGGCTGACCTTGGTCGCGACGACGACGCCCTGGGGCCGCCGCGACGCGAGCCATGCCCCGATGATCGTCTCGCTCTCGCCACCCTCGTTGCCGGGAACCCAGGCACTGTAGGAGTCCGCCGTGTCGATGAAGTCGCCACCCCCGTCGACGAAGGCGTCGAGGACGGCGAAGGAGGCGTCACGGTCGGCGGTCCAGCCGAACACGTTGCCGCCGAGGGCGAGGGGGAAGACGTCGAGGTCACTGGAGCCGATGCGGGTCATGTCCGAGACAACCGCA includes:
- a CDS encoding aldo/keto reductase, which translates into the protein MTRIGSSDLDVFPLALGGNVFGWTADRDASFAVLDAFVDGGGDFIDTADSYSAWVPGNEGGESETIIGAWLASRRPQGVVVATKVSQHPAFRGLSAGNVRRAAEASLARLGVDEIDLYYAHFDDESVPLEETVEAFGALVTDGLVRHVAVSNYTADRIRQWIDIADRLGVARPVAVQPHYNLVHRNDVDDTIIPVAEEFGLSLVPYYALASGFLTGKYRSTDAGGEGSPRAAGAAKYATAAGLRIIDALDEIGAAHDASVAATALAWLRAQPTVVAPIASARTVDQVPDLLAGARLELSTAEVERLNRVSAWTPPQD